One window of the Streptomyces asoensis genome contains the following:
- a CDS encoding carbohydrate-binding protein, which produces MQLRSVMACVSLVAGALVALSGTTAQAATTTRYEAETSPAVCAGTIDSDWTGYSGSGFCNGTNATSGYAQFTVNAATAGTATLNVRFANGTTTARPASLVVNGTTVQTPSFEATGAWTTWVTKTLTVSLNAGSNTVRLTPTTAVGLPNVDYLEATTADSTTPPAGGALYVSPSGTDGAAGTQSAPTTLTSAISRVTAGGTIYLRGGTYAQSSTVTVPATSSGTASALTTLSAYPGETPVLNFSAQSESSSNRGLQLFGSYWHVYGIVVEHAGDNGIYVGGSDNVIERTVTRYNHDTGLQLGRIASSTPAAQWPSDNLILSAESHDNADSDGEDADGFAAKLTTGTGNVFRYAVSHHNIDDGWDLYTKTDTGAIGPVTVEDSLSYNNGTLSDGTVNTNGDRNGYKLGGDDIAVNHVVRRSIAYRNGHHGFTYNSNPGSMAVSNNLSIDNAERNYSWDAGTSVFRTNTSCRYNASGSNDKTIGDADSTNQFWTGTNGSRCASSYGGALAWSFASNGQLVVTLGGSRVTL; this is translated from the coding sequence AGATCCGTCATGGCCTGCGTCAGCCTGGTGGCAGGAGCGCTCGTCGCGCTGTCCGGCACCACGGCCCAGGCGGCCACCACCACCCGCTACGAGGCCGAGACCTCCCCGGCGGTCTGCGCCGGCACCATCGACTCCGACTGGACCGGCTACTCCGGCAGCGGATTCTGCAACGGCACCAACGCGACCAGTGGATACGCCCAGTTCACCGTGAACGCGGCCACGGCCGGCACGGCGACGCTGAACGTCCGCTTCGCCAACGGCACCACCACGGCCCGCCCGGCCTCCCTGGTCGTCAACGGCACGACCGTGCAGACGCCGTCCTTCGAGGCCACCGGTGCCTGGACGACCTGGGTCACCAAGACGCTCACGGTGTCCCTCAACGCGGGCAGCAACACCGTCCGGCTCACCCCGACCACCGCGGTCGGCCTCCCCAACGTCGACTACCTGGAGGCGACGACCGCCGACAGCACCACACCCCCGGCCGGCGGCGCGCTCTACGTCTCACCGAGCGGCACGGACGGCGCGGCCGGCACCCAGTCGGCCCCGACCACCCTCACCTCGGCGATCAGCCGGGTCACCGCGGGCGGCACGATCTACCTGCGCGGCGGGACGTACGCCCAGTCGTCGACGGTCACCGTCCCGGCGACCAGCAGCGGCACGGCGAGCGCGCTCACCACCCTGTCCGCCTACCCGGGTGAGACGCCGGTCCTCAACTTCTCGGCGCAGAGCGAGAGTTCGTCGAACCGCGGGCTCCAGCTGTTCGGCTCGTACTGGCATGTCTACGGCATCGTCGTCGAACACGCCGGTGACAACGGGATCTACGTCGGCGGCAGTGACAACGTCATCGAGCGCACCGTCACCCGGTACAACCACGACACCGGGCTCCAGCTCGGCCGGATCGCCTCCAGCACGCCCGCCGCGCAGTGGCCGTCCGACAACCTGATCCTCTCCGCCGAGTCGCACGACAACGCCGACTCCGACGGCGAGGACGCCGACGGCTTCGCCGCGAAGCTCACCACCGGAACCGGCAATGTCTTCCGGTACGCCGTCTCGCACCACAACATCGACGACGGCTGGGACCTCTACACCAAGACGGACACCGGAGCCATCGGTCCGGTGACCGTCGAGGACTCCCTCTCCTACAACAACGGCACCCTCTCCGACGGCACCGTGAACACCAACGGCGACCGCAACGGCTACAAGCTCGGCGGCGACGACATCGCCGTCAACCACGTCGTACGGCGCAGCATCGCCTACCGCAACGGCCATCACGGGTTCACGTACAACAGCAACCCGGGCTCCATGGCCGTGTCGAACAACCTGAGCATCGACAACGCCGAGCGCAACTACTCGTGGGATGCGGGGACCTCGGTGTTCCGTACCAACACGTCCTGCCGGTACAACGCCAGCGGCTCCAACGACAAGACCATCGGCGACGCCGACAGCACCAACCAGTTCTGGACCGGCACCAACGGCTCCCGGTGCGCCTCCTCCTACGGCGGCGCCCTTGCCTGGTCCTTCGCCTCGAACGGCCAGCTGGTGGTGACACTGGGCGGCAGCAGGGTGACGCTGTAG
- a CDS encoding pyridoxamine 5'-phosphate oxidase family protein, which translates to MTQGPAPRTLSDEALSELLGRQRFGTLATVRRTGHPHLTTMVYSWDADARIVRFSTTVDRIKVQHLRRDPHAALHVPGDDVWSFAVAEGEAEVSGVTTVPGDAVGRELLGMIPADARPEDEDAFLEQQVAERRVVLRLKVDRLYGTALDIDG; encoded by the coding sequence ATGACTCAAGGGCCCGCACCTCGCACATTGTCCGACGAAGCGCTCTCCGAACTGCTCGGACGGCAGCGGTTCGGCACGCTCGCCACTGTCCGGCGTACCGGTCACCCGCACCTGACCACGATGGTCTACAGCTGGGACGCCGACGCCCGGATCGTGCGGTTCTCGACGACGGTCGACCGCATCAAGGTCCAGCACCTGCGCCGCGACCCGCATGCCGCCCTGCACGTACCGGGCGACGACGTGTGGTCGTTCGCCGTCGCCGAGGGCGAGGCCGAGGTCTCCGGGGTCACGACGGTCCCCGGTGACGCGGTCGGACGGGAGCTGCTCGGGATGATCCCGGCGGACGCGCGGCCCGAGGACGAGGACGCGTTCCTGGAGCAGCAGGTCGCCGAGCGCCGGGTGGTCCTCCGGCTGAAGGTGGACCGGCTGTACGGGACGGCGCTCGACATCGACGGCTAG
- a CDS encoding medium chain dehydrogenase/reductase family protein, with amino-acid sequence MNAEGLVEVVLPGKVEPEGLRIRHGAVPTPGPGQVLIRMEATGVSFAEQQMRRGRYYDQPPFPFVPGYDLVGTVLTTGEGVEPGLAGTRVAALLKVGGWSSHVLVDAADVVPVPVGIDAAEAETLVLNGITAWQMLHRKARVRAGGTIVVHGANGGVGSVLVQLARAAGMRVIGTASTRHHDALRQQGVTPVDYRTDNLAARIRELAPGGVDAVFDHVGGRGIVDSWRLLAPGGTLVSYGTASTRDDEGSKQWPVLKLLGRLWLWNALPNRRRAYFFNVWAGRALAKNRFRARLRSDLTELFAALQRGDVTPRIAARLPLTEVAEALRLAESGTVAGKVVLHP; translated from the coding sequence ATGAACGCCGAGGGACTCGTCGAGGTCGTCCTGCCGGGCAAGGTCGAGCCGGAAGGGCTGCGGATCCGGCACGGAGCCGTCCCCACCCCGGGCCCCGGGCAGGTGCTGATCCGGATGGAGGCGACCGGGGTCTCCTTCGCCGAACAGCAGATGCGCCGCGGCCGCTACTACGACCAGCCGCCGTTCCCCTTCGTCCCCGGCTACGACCTGGTCGGCACGGTGCTGACGACCGGTGAGGGCGTCGAGCCCGGCCTGGCCGGCACCCGGGTGGCCGCACTGCTCAAGGTCGGCGGCTGGTCCAGCCATGTGCTCGTCGACGCCGCCGACGTGGTGCCGGTGCCCGTCGGGATCGACGCGGCGGAGGCGGAGACCCTGGTGCTCAACGGCATCACCGCCTGGCAGATGCTGCACCGCAAGGCACGGGTCCGCGCGGGCGGCACCATCGTCGTGCACGGCGCCAACGGTGGCGTCGGCTCGGTCCTGGTCCAGCTGGCCCGGGCCGCCGGCATGCGGGTGATCGGCACGGCGTCCACGCGCCACCACGACGCCCTGCGCCAACAGGGAGTCACCCCCGTCGACTACCGCACCGACAACCTGGCCGCGCGGATCCGCGAACTCGCCCCCGGTGGCGTGGACGCCGTCTTCGACCACGTCGGCGGCCGGGGCATCGTCGACTCCTGGCGCCTGCTCGCCCCCGGCGGCACGCTCGTCTCGTACGGCACCGCCTCCACGCGGGACGACGAGGGGTCCAAGCAGTGGCCGGTGCTGAAGCTGCTCGGCCGGCTGTGGCTGTGGAACGCGCTGCCCAACCGTCGCCGCGCCTACTTCTTCAACGTCTGGGCCGGCCGCGCCCTGGCCAAGAACCGCTTCCGCGCCCGCCTGCGGAGCGACCTCACCGAGCTCTTCGCCGCCCTCCAGCGCGGTGATGTGACGCCCCGGATCGCGGCCCGGCTCCCGCTCACCGAGGTCGCCGAGGCCCTCCGTCTGGCCGAGTCCGGAACGGTCGCGGGCAAGGTCGTCCTCCACCCGTAG
- a CDS encoding RNA polymerase sigma factor, which translates to MRTRVRAGESSAFAELFDDYARAVYNHAFRLTADWSTAEDVMAATFMEAWRLRDRVDPEGGSLRPWLLGIATNTARNQYRSNRRYRAAAGAAAAAELSVPDHADEVADRIDDRRRLATALTALAGLRRPEREVVALCLGEGLDYEAAAEALGIPVGTVASRLSRARKKLRALAADEPARRPAPDRTHDRTPDRTHDRTPDRTSEKVRGNREGGRIGRQVRGDHANVVRPAQGGNR; encoded by the coding sequence ATGCGTACCCGGGTACGGGCCGGGGAGTCGAGCGCGTTCGCGGAGTTGTTCGACGACTACGCCCGCGCCGTCTACAACCATGCCTTCCGGCTGACCGCCGACTGGTCGACGGCCGAGGACGTGATGGCCGCGACGTTCATGGAGGCGTGGCGGCTGCGCGACCGGGTCGACCCCGAGGGCGGCTCCCTGCGGCCCTGGCTGCTGGGCATCGCCACCAACACCGCCCGCAACCAGTACCGCAGCAACCGGCGGTACCGGGCGGCGGCCGGCGCCGCCGCGGCGGCCGAACTGTCCGTCCCCGACCACGCCGACGAGGTCGCCGACCGGATCGACGACCGGCGGCGGCTCGCGACGGCCCTCACGGCCCTGGCCGGTCTGCGCAGACCGGAGCGCGAGGTCGTGGCGCTCTGTCTGGGGGAGGGGCTGGACTACGAGGCCGCGGCCGAAGCCCTGGGGATCCCGGTCGGCACCGTCGCCTCCCGTCTCTCCCGGGCCCGCAAGAAGCTGCGGGCGCTCGCCGCGGACGAACCGGCCCGCCGCCCGGCGCCCGACCGGACGCATGACCGGACGCCCGACCGGACGCATGACCGGACGCCCGACCGGACGTCCGAGAAAGTCCGCGGAAATCGGGAAGGCGGCCGCATCGGCCGACAGGTAAGAGGCGATCACGCAAACGTGGTCCGGCCCGCGCAGGGAGGAAACCGATGA
- a CDS encoding TetR/AcrR family transcriptional regulator, with translation MAETGTTTPRERYRAQVRAEVKERAWEQIATAGASALSLNAIAKQMGMSGPALYRYFAGRDELITELVRDAYRSLADAFRTTSAAGGGLTGLAHTLRDWALDDPHRYFLVYGTPVPGYHAPDDVTTIASEIMTALLDACADLPADGPPTPLATHLEGLGDQWTNGHAAPPAALQRALTCWTRLHGVLSLELAGHFTGMGFDPTLLFTAELDSLTGPSAN, from the coding sequence ATGGCCGAGACGGGCACGACGACCCCGCGGGAGCGCTATCGCGCCCAGGTGCGTGCGGAGGTCAAGGAGCGCGCGTGGGAGCAGATCGCCACGGCGGGGGCGTCGGCGCTCTCCCTCAACGCGATCGCCAAGCAGATGGGGATGAGCGGACCCGCGCTGTACCGGTACTTCGCCGGCCGCGACGAGCTGATCACCGAGCTCGTCCGGGACGCGTACCGAAGCCTCGCCGACGCCTTCCGCACCACCTCGGCCGCCGGCGGCGGCCTGACCGGACTGGCCCACACACTGCGCGACTGGGCGCTGGACGATCCCCACCGGTACTTCCTCGTCTACGGCACACCCGTCCCGGGCTACCACGCGCCCGACGACGTCACCACGATCGCGTCCGAGATCATGACGGCCCTGCTCGACGCCTGCGCCGACCTGCCCGCCGACGGTCCGCCGACCCCGCTCGCCACCCACCTCGAAGGCCTCGGCGACCAGTGGACGAACGGCCACGCCGCCCCGCCCGCCGCCCTCCAGCGGGCCCTGACCTGCTGGACCCGCCTGCACGGCGTCCTGTCCCTCGAACTGGCGGGCCACTTCACCGGAATGGGCTTCGACCCGACCCTGCTCTTCACAGCCGAACTCGACTCCCTGACCGGCCCGTCGGCGAACTGA
- a CDS encoding CU044_5270 family protein gives MNANTSRQSPAEGAESAQLFARTARDLPTGRHQFHKERLMAQIHEARQEERTAAAAPGGTRRLRLPRPAITLPVLAAALAGVVVVGVARTGGDGVRDGGVATGPALTTTVGVATTKGLPQLLDQISLAAAEDDHPVAKPGQYIYIESKSADTFLKTVDDKTTLASHQLHTRQLWDSPDGTKGWLIDPAVNDSPEGETLSLPDELGNTPKAHLGAPSYDYLAKLTTDPDELLAKIYKETEGQGNTPDQQAFTTIGDLLSESYPPAELYSALFKAAAKIPGVVVVNDAVDAVGRHGVAVARLDEASGQREEWIFDTKTHVFLGERSVQVKRLSGTDALIKPGTVTYTSAILNRAIVDGIKQTPSQAG, from the coding sequence ATGAACGCGAACACGTCCCGGCAGAGTCCGGCCGAGGGGGCGGAGAGCGCACAGCTCTTCGCCCGGACGGCGCGTGACCTGCCGACGGGCCGTCACCAGTTCCACAAGGAGCGTCTGATGGCCCAGATTCACGAAGCGCGACAGGAAGAGCGCACGGCGGCGGCCGCCCCGGGCGGCACCCGGCGGCTGCGGCTGCCGCGCCCGGCGATCACGCTGCCCGTGCTGGCCGCCGCACTGGCCGGCGTGGTCGTCGTCGGGGTGGCGAGGACCGGGGGCGACGGGGTCAGGGACGGCGGTGTCGCCACCGGACCGGCCCTGACCACGACCGTCGGCGTCGCCACCACCAAGGGCCTGCCCCAGCTGCTCGACCAGATCTCGCTGGCGGCCGCCGAGGACGACCACCCGGTGGCCAAGCCCGGTCAGTACATCTACATCGAGTCCAAGTCGGCCGACACCTTCCTGAAGACCGTCGACGACAAGACCACCCTGGCCAGTCACCAGCTGCACACCCGTCAGCTGTGGGACTCCCCGGACGGCACCAAGGGCTGGCTCATCGACCCCGCCGTCAACGACAGCCCCGAGGGCGAGACCCTGAGCCTCCCCGACGAACTGGGCAACACCCCGAAGGCGCACCTGGGCGCCCCGTCGTACGACTACCTGGCCAAGCTGACCACCGACCCCGACGAGCTGCTCGCCAAGATCTACAAGGAGACCGAGGGCCAGGGAAACACCCCGGACCAGCAGGCCTTCACCACCATCGGCGATCTGCTCTCCGAGAGCTACCCGCCGGCGGAGCTGTACTCGGCGCTGTTCAAGGCCGCCGCGAAGATCCCCGGTGTCGTGGTCGTGAACGACGCGGTGGACGCGGTCGGCCGGCACGGGGTGGCGGTGGCCCGGCTGGACGAGGCCAGCGGCCAGCGCGAGGAGTGGATCTTCGACACGAAGACCCACGTCTTCCTCGGTGAGCGCTCGGTCCAGGTGAAGCGGCTCAGCGGGACGGACGCCCTGATCAAGCCCGGCACGGTCACGTACACCAGCGCCATCCTGAACCGGGCGATCGTCGACGGCATCAAGCAGACGCCGTCCCAGGCCGGCTGA
- a CDS encoding SRPBCC family protein, with protein MLGTRTSTYALPLALAVVGTLAATTPAAQAAPAQAASAPTTAHHSGASQCRGRGVDASARIRYHSDVVIKAPLSTVWKLQTDVERWPSWQSPVLTAERLDPGRLGRGSRFRWTTPAPATPNTPATTLEITSTVRQLQRGACVLWSGPAIGQGLRIDEGVHLWTFTEVKGGVRVHTEETWTGAQVEADVPTATAALGAGLEAWLHDLKTTAEHRRR; from the coding sequence ATGCTCGGCACCAGGACATCGACGTACGCACTTCCGCTCGCACTCGCCGTCGTCGGCACCCTCGCCGCCACCACCCCGGCCGCCCAGGCCGCGCCCGCCCAGGCCGCGTCCGCCCCGACCACCGCCCACCACAGCGGTGCCTCCCAGTGCCGAGGACGGGGGGTGGACGCCTCCGCCCGTATCCGCTACCACTCCGACGTGGTGATCAAGGCGCCGCTGAGTACCGTCTGGAAGCTCCAGACCGATGTCGAACGCTGGCCGTCCTGGCAGTCGCCCGTCCTCACCGCCGAACGCCTCGACCCCGGCCGGCTCGGGAGGGGTTCGCGGTTCCGCTGGACCACCCCGGCGCCCGCCACGCCCAACACCCCCGCCACCACCCTCGAGATCACCTCCACCGTCCGGCAACTCCAGCGCGGGGCCTGCGTCCTGTGGAGCGGACCCGCGATCGGCCAGGGCCTGCGGATCGACGAGGGCGTCCACCTGTGGACCTTCACCGAGGTCAAGGGCGGTGTCCGCGTCCACACCGAGGAGACCTGGACCGGCGCCCAGGTCGAAGCCGACGTCCCCACCGCGACCGCGGCACTCGGCGCGGGCCTCGAAGCCTGGCTCCACGACCTGAAGACCACCGCCGAACACCGCCGGAGGTAA